One Tolypothrix bouteillei VB521301 DNA window includes the following coding sequences:
- a CDS encoding caspase family protein has product MKRRTFLQRFGSILAVMGVTDNEWLTLGNRYSQALAQPKQRKLALLVGINQYPQFSSPLTGCLTDVELQKELLIHRFGFQPSDVLCLTDAKATREDIELAFSEHIIKQVQPDDAVVFHFSGYGSRVHLESSQDTLQNALIPVQEKDESTQDNKNVNYILEETLLLLVRSLPTHRATAVLDTSYYVPQTSLPTGLKTRSRPVLEDAVVIAKELQLHKQLKEKVPTPSSGVVLKATSHSKQVAREIQLSGFSAGLFTYALTQYLWETTPATTVQVCISHVVGSLQQMGSTKQQPAILAEKTDKNNPQARAFVTNHFLPDSNLGAEGVIMGIEEDGKTLHLWLGGLPLNVLEYLGSNSRLTLVPSTPNSQIVLRSRSALTAKAQIVNTESEPKVGQLIQEAVRVLPKNVGLTVALDTKLERIERVDATSAFSTVSRVSTVVAGEQLADCVFGKLPESKSKEPAPTNLTVVSLSRYGLFSPGSEQIPSTFGEAGEAVKLAALRLVPKLQTLLAAKLWRLTVNEGSSLLGVKATLEMLGALAPRTLMQRETLRTQNTEASSKKTFSPETGDIPTVTIGNRIQYRVENTSDRPVYLMLLGLSSSKTAIALFPWYKVAETEVSEGQPHLVDLVIPPGETRVFPQTTSGFEWVVQAPASLAETQLIFSTAPFTQTLAALETDKNPKAEQQRIQPTMNPLEVAQALLQDLHNASAVSDMNGTASDSYVLDVNHWASFSFVYQVV; this is encoded by the coding sequence ATGAAGCGGCGGACGTTTTTACAAAGGTTTGGCTCCATACTCGCGGTAATGGGTGTCACTGACAACGAGTGGTTGACCTTGGGAAACCGCTATTCTCAAGCTTTGGCACAACCAAAACAGCGCAAGTTGGCGTTATTGGTAGGCATTAATCAGTACCCACAATTTTCATCACCACTGACGGGTTGTTTGACAGATGTAGAACTACAAAAGGAACTGTTGATTCACCGCTTTGGTTTTCAACCGTCAGATGTTCTTTGCTTGACGGACGCTAAAGCAACTAGGGAAGATATTGAACTCGCTTTTTCAGAACATATTATCAAGCAAGTTCAGCCCGATGATGCGGTTGTATTTCACTTTAGCGGTTATGGCAGTCGCGTTCATCTCGAAAGTTCTCAAGATACCCTGCAAAACGCTCTGATTCCCGTTCAGGAAAAAGATGAGAGTACACAAGATAATAAAAATGTAAACTATATATTAGAGGAAACATTGCTGTTATTAGTGCGATCGCTACCCACGCATCGTGCAACAGCAGTTTTGGATACTAGTTACTATGTTCCCCAAACATCGCTACCTACGGGGTTAAAAACTCGCAGCCGTCCGGTTCTAGAGGATGCTGTTGTGATAGCAAAGGAACTTCAGTTACACAAACAACTGAAGGAGAAGGTTCCTACGCCTTCCTCTGGGGTTGTACTGAAAGCAACCTCTCATTCCAAACAAGTAGCACGAGAGATACAATTATCTGGATTTAGTGCGGGATTATTTACATACGCCCTCACGCAGTATCTATGGGAAACTACCCCAGCGACAACAGTTCAAGTTTGCATCTCTCATGTGGTAGGTTCTTTACAGCAGATGGGTAGTACCAAACAGCAACCTGCAATACTAGCTGAGAAAACGGATAAAAATAATCCACAAGCACGTGCATTTGTTACCAATCATTTTCTTCCCGATTCAAACTTAGGGGCGGAAGGAGTGATAATGGGAATTGAAGAAGATGGGAAAACTCTTCATCTGTGGTTGGGAGGCTTACCCTTAAACGTATTGGAGTACTTGGGATCTAATTCTCGCCTCACTCTCGTTCCATCGACACCCAACTCCCAAATCGTACTGCGATCGCGCTCTGCACTAACAGCAAAAGCGCAAATTGTCAATACTGAGAGCGAACCAAAAGTCGGACAACTCATTCAAGAAGCAGTGCGGGTATTACCTAAGAATGTTGGTTTAACAGTTGCTCTTGACACCAAACTCGAAAGAATAGAAAGAGTCGATGCGACAAGCGCGTTTTCAACAGTATCTCGCGTTTCTACTGTGGTAGCAGGAGAACAACTCGCTGACTGCGTGTTTGGAAAACTCCCAGAATCAAAGAGTAAAGAACCAGCCCCAACTAACCTAACAGTAGTTTCTCTCAGCCGCTATGGTTTATTCTCTCCAGGTAGCGAACAGATTCCCAGTACCTTTGGGGAAGCAGGAGAAGCCGTAAAATTAGCAGCCTTACGGTTAGTGCCAAAACTGCAAACCCTACTAGCGGCAAAACTATGGCGACTCACCGTAAATGAGGGTTCATCACTATTGGGTGTGAAAGCAACATTGGAGATGCTTGGCGCTTTAGCACCGCGAACGTTAATGCAACGAGAAACCTTGCGAACTCAAAATACAGAAGCATCCAGTAAAAAGACATTTAGCCCTGAAACTGGGGATATACCTACTGTGACCATTGGTAACAGGATACAATATAGGGTGGAAAACACAAGCGATCGCCCAGTGTATTTAATGCTGTTGGGACTTAGTAGTAGTAAAACAGCGATCGCGTTATTTCCATGGTATAAAGTGGCTGAAACCGAAGTGTCAGAAGGTCAACCACATCTCGTAGATTTAGTGATTCCGCCTGGAGAAACCCGCGTTTTCCCGCAAACTACTTCCGGTTTTGAATGGGTCGTACAAGCACCCGCATCTTTAGCTGAAACCCAACTTATTTTTAGTACTGCACCCTTTACTCAAACTCTAGCTGCTCTAGAAACTGACAAAAACCCGAAAGCAGAACAGCAACGCATTCAGCCTACTATGAACCCTCTAGAAGTTGCACAAGCTTTGCTGCAAGATTTGCACAATGCCAGTGCAGTCAGCGATATGAATGGTACAGCTTCTGATTCTTATGTACTGGATGTCAATCATTGGGCAAGTTTCAGTTTCGTTTATCAAGTGGTTTAG
- a CDS encoding FHA domain-containing protein: MSTYQCPKGHASTESDYCSDCGTKILGITQSAVTVITPKQEVLQTTPPAIAFGSSHTRLIACPDCTAPHDPSSGNFCEICGYNFITKAHGEIPIAATTNLTKEVTDDVPAKPIEQPSASTSGAEITATIDPSLQSPESPAPPNQPPITYQLDKDSNLIGRSSELRGVYPEIALDFDSAVSHRHALLNRNPDGTFILRDIGSTNGTKLNGVEINPMVDVPIKDGDEITLGHWTRIKFRG, encoded by the coding sequence ATGTCCACCTATCAATGTCCAAAAGGACACGCTTCAACCGAATCAGATTATTGTTCGGACTGCGGTACTAAAATTCTCGGAATAACCCAAAGCGCAGTCACGGTAATAACTCCAAAACAGGAGGTACTTCAAACAACACCACCTGCGATCGCCTTTGGCTCAAGCCATACCCGGCTTATCGCTTGTCCCGATTGCACAGCCCCACACGACCCCAGTAGCGGTAACTTCTGCGAGATTTGCGGTTATAACTTTATAACCAAAGCTCATGGAGAAATACCAATAGCAGCAACAACAAATTTGACCAAAGAAGTTACAGATGATGTACCTGCAAAACCCATAGAACAACCATCCGCTTCAACATCCGGTGCTGAAATTACCGCCACTATCGATCCCTCATTGCAAAGCCCAGAAAGCCCAGCACCACCAAACCAACCCCCCATAACCTACCAGCTAGACAAAGACAGCAATCTCATTGGTCGTTCCAGCGAGCTTCGGGGAGTTTACCCAGAAATAGCCCTTGATTTTGATAGCGCCGTTTCCCACCGCCATGCACTCCTCAATCGCAATCCCGATGGCACATTTATCTTGCGCGACATTGGTTCCACCAATGGTACCAAATTAAACGGCGTAGAAATCAACCCAATGGTAGATGTACCGATAAAAGATGGTGATGAAATCACCCTCGGACACTGGACTCGAATTAAGTTTAGGGGGTAG
- a CDS encoding tyrosinase family protein, translating into MKISRKTIRTLILSGLVAVTIVFGTPAISYNAEPHKHEHVSINKTLAALDVKQNSSASIYSDSLHLAHTQAVTQKVRKNVVDLTSEEKHAFVNALQTLKHTFPEGSQLSIYDQFVAVHVAAMGLMFDGARGPAAGHDGAHESDLFLPWHREFIHRFEQALQSVNPDVTLPYWDWTNAQALSVIFQDDFMGPNGQGVTLSIPLDLGNASGGSPTSSNGSANGASDGSTQPNGSDSGSGVPNLVEVQGGPVVSGPFSLASGWVLNPDLHFKPSGETFGNTILRFLQVPPTNNYPVPQEDVEQLFPINDYKTFRQALEGFIKPSSTGQPTPGVFQHNYFHSFVGGATFDPAVGRPDPLGTMADLAGSINDPVFWLIHSNVDRLWAEWQEKGHAGSAYYPASGNKYGENLNDRLWPWDGGESTPANWGPGDLLSLLPSFSSDDIVTPADTLNYKKYGYTYDTLKVSSWRRPYKREKKVAGI; encoded by the coding sequence ATGAAAATCTCTCGCAAAACTATCAGAACACTTATTCTTTCTGGGCTGGTTGCAGTTACGATCGTATTTGGAACCCCAGCAATTTCTTATAATGCAGAGCCCCACAAGCACGAGCACGTGAGTATCAATAAGACACTCGCAGCACTTGATGTTAAGCAGAATAGTTCTGCTAGCATATATTCCGACAGTCTTCATCTTGCTCACACGCAGGCAGTCACTCAAAAAGTGAGAAAGAACGTTGTTGATTTGACTTCAGAAGAGAAACATGCATTTGTCAATGCCCTACAGACACTAAAGCATACCTTTCCAGAAGGTAGTCAGCTAAGTATCTACGACCAATTTGTCGCAGTGCATGTTGCAGCCATGGGTTTAATGTTTGACGGTGCTCGAGGTCCTGCAGCCGGACATGACGGTGCTCATGAAAGTGACCTCTTCTTACCCTGGCATCGCGAGTTTATACACAGATTTGAACAAGCTTTGCAATCGGTAAACCCCGATGTAACGCTTCCTTACTGGGATTGGACAAATGCTCAAGCATTATCAGTTATCTTTCAAGATGACTTTATGGGACCGAACGGTCAAGGGGTAACGCTCAGCATACCTCTAGATTTAGGGAATGCTTCAGGAGGTTCACCTACATCTTCAAACGGTTCTGCCAATGGCGCATCTGATGGCTCGACACAACCAAACGGTTCAGATTCGGGTTCTGGCGTGCCAAATTTGGTAGAGGTGCAAGGGGGACCAGTTGTATCTGGACCTTTCTCTCTAGCAAGCGGATGGGTTTTAAATCCAGACTTGCACTTTAAACCATCAGGAGAAACATTTGGCAACACAATCTTGCGGTTTTTACAAGTTCCTCCCACAAACAATTACCCCGTTCCTCAAGAAGATGTAGAGCAGCTCTTTCCCATTAACGACTATAAAACTTTTCGCCAAGCTTTAGAAGGTTTTATTAAACCCAGTTCTACAGGACAACCAACGCCCGGAGTTTTTCAACATAACTATTTCCATAGCTTTGTTGGTGGAGCTACGTTTGACCCTGCTGTAGGTCGTCCCGATCCTCTAGGCACAATGGCTGACCTTGCTGGTTCTATCAACGATCCGGTATTTTGGCTGATTCATTCCAACGTCGATCGCCTTTGGGCTGAGTGGCAAGAAAAAGGTCATGCGGGTAGCGCTTACTATCCTGCCTCTGGTAACAAATACGGAGAAAATCTCAATGACCGATTGTGGCCATGGGATGGAGGCGAATCAACTCCTGCTAACTGGGGTCCTGGAGATTTATTATCTCTACTGCCTAGTTTTTCTTCAGATGATATTGTTACACCGGCTGATACTTTAAATTACAAAAAGTATGGCTATACCTATGACACTCTTAAAGTTTCATCTTGGCGACGACCATATAAGCGTGAAAAAAAAGTAGCAGGTATTTGA
- the sat gene encoding sulfate adenylyltransferase — protein sequence MSYHLDAIAPHGGQLVNRIATPEQRQEFLSKADFLPRVQLDERAVSDLQMIAIGGFSPLTGFMNQEDYDRVVTEMRLANGNVWAIPVTLSVEEEVANSLKEGGLIRLDNPAGEFIGVLELTQKYRYDKSREAINVYRTDDSKHPGVQVLYNQGPIHLAGDVWLLQRDPHPFFPNYQIDPATSRQMFREKGWKTIVGFQTRNPIHRAHEYIQKCALEIVDGLFLHPLVGATKEDDIPADVRMRCYEILLDGYYPKDRVILAINPSAMRYAGPREAIFHALIRKNYGCTHFIVGRDHAGVGNYYGTYDAQYIFDEFQPAELGIVPMKFEHAFYCTRTQQMATSKTSPSSPEERIHLSGTKVREMLRRGELPPPEFSRPEVAAELARAMRVPLPV from the coding sequence TTGAGTTATCATCTTGATGCTATTGCCCCCCACGGCGGACAGTTAGTGAATCGCATCGCTACACCCGAACAAAGGCAAGAATTTCTCTCGAAAGCTGACTTTTTACCGCGAGTACAACTGGATGAACGGGCGGTTTCCGATCTCCAGATGATAGCGATTGGTGGTTTTAGTCCACTCACTGGTTTTATGAACCAGGAGGATTACGATCGCGTTGTTACAGAAATGCGGTTAGCTAACGGTAATGTTTGGGCAATTCCCGTAACCCTATCAGTAGAAGAAGAAGTCGCAAACTCCTTGAAAGAAGGTGGATTAATTCGCTTGGATAATCCCGCAGGTGAGTTTATTGGTGTGTTAGAACTCACACAGAAGTACCGCTACGATAAGAGCCGCGAAGCGATTAACGTTTACCGTACCGACGATTCCAAACATCCTGGCGTACAGGTGTTATACAATCAAGGACCAATACACCTTGCGGGTGATGTTTGGTTGCTGCAACGCGATCCCCATCCTTTCTTCCCAAACTATCAAATCGATCCCGCAACGTCGCGACAAATGTTTAGGGAAAAGGGTTGGAAAACTATTGTTGGCTTCCAAACTCGCAATCCCATCCACCGCGCTCACGAGTACATTCAAAAGTGCGCTCTGGAAATCGTAGATGGTTTGTTTTTGCACCCCTTAGTGGGTGCAACAAAAGAAGACGATATCCCAGCTGATGTGCGGATGCGATGCTATGAAATTTTGCTGGATGGATACTACCCTAAAGACAGGGTCATTCTGGCAATTAATCCCTCAGCAATGCGCTATGCTGGTCCTAGAGAAGCAATTTTCCATGCCTTAATTCGCAAAAACTATGGCTGCACTCACTTTATTGTGGGTCGCGATCATGCTGGAGTAGGAAACTACTACGGAACTTATGATGCTCAATACATTTTTGATGAGTTTCAACCAGCAGAATTGGGCATTGTACCGATGAAGTTTGAACACGCTTTCTACTGCACGCGCACTCAGCAAATGGCGACAAGTAAAACAAGTCCAAGTAGCCCTGAAGAGCGCATTCACTTATCGGGAACAAAAGTGAGGGAAATGCTGCGTCGCGGAGAGTTACCCCCACCAGAATTTTCTCGTCCAGAAGTGGCTGCAGAATTGGCAAGAGCAATGCGAGTGCCATTACCAGTCTAA
- a CDS encoding S-methyl-5'-thioadenosine phosphorylase: MTKARIGIIGGSGLYKMDALKDVEEVHIQTPFGSPSDALILGTLDATPVAFLARHGRNHTLLPSELPFRANIYAMKQIGVEYLISASAVGSLKEEVKPLDMVVPDQFIDRTKNRVSTFFGEGIVAHIAFGDPICKNLAGVLASAIADLNLPDITLHRGGTYVCMEGPAFSTKAESNLYRSWGATVIGMTNLPEAKLAREAEIAYATLALATDYDCWHPDHDSVTVEMVVGNLQRNALNAQKVIQETVKRLSDNPPPSDAHTALKYAILTNLAKAPAATKEKLELLLKKYF; the protein is encoded by the coding sequence ATGACAAAGGCTCGTATTGGAATTATTGGTGGCAGCGGTTTATACAAGATGGATGCCCTGAAAGACGTGGAAGAAGTACACATTCAAACGCCTTTTGGCTCGCCATCTGATGCTCTAATACTGGGAACATTGGATGCAACTCCAGTAGCTTTTTTAGCACGCCACGGACGCAATCATACGTTATTACCCTCAGAGTTACCATTTCGCGCCAATATCTATGCAATGAAGCAAATCGGCGTAGAGTATCTAATTTCTGCTTCAGCCGTTGGTTCTTTAAAGGAGGAAGTCAAACCTCTAGATATGGTGGTTCCCGATCAGTTTATCGATAGAACAAAAAATCGAGTTTCAACGTTTTTTGGGGAAGGAATTGTTGCTCACATCGCTTTTGGCGATCCAATTTGTAAGAATTTGGCAGGAGTTTTAGCAAGTGCGATCGCTGATTTAAATCTTCCCGATATCACCTTACATCGTGGTGGTACCTATGTATGTATGGAAGGTCCCGCATTTTCAACAAAGGCAGAATCAAATCTTTATCGTAGCTGGGGTGCAACGGTCATTGGGATGACAAATTTACCAGAGGCAAAGTTAGCCAGAGAAGCAGAAATTGCCTATGCAACCCTAGCGCTAGCGACAGATTACGATTGTTGGCACCCCGACCATGATAGCGTAACCGTAGAGATGGTAGTTGGTAATTTACAGAGAAATGCTCTCAATGCTCAAAAGGTGATTCAAGAAACAGTCAAACGTTTGAGCGACAACCCACCACCCAGCGATGCACACACAGCGTTGAAGTATGCAATTTTAACGAATTTGGCAAAAGCACCAGCAGCTACAAAGGAAAAATTGGAGTTGTTGCTGAAAAAATATTTTTAA
- a CDS encoding vWA domain-containing protein yields the protein MTTQFKAEVFQNQYLPQGAKEVHAIMTVSSEGSEGVAAPSTGNRVFGIICDTSGSMGGDKIHAVREAMVKIVNLLPGNSYFFIISGTDDVRITVPILKATSENKEKAIAAIKKVRADGGTIISSWLNEALKQFQKMPHALRQALLLTDGQNDESDEQKLRAVLNKCEGVFQCDCRGVGTTWRVKQLQEISGKLLGTTDIIPKAEMIEADFRAILEKAMSKNVSDVALRLWTPQSAKILFCKQVSPDIVDLTHRATVVKPQVCDYPTGAWSNGESRDYHFCIQVQPGNVGDEMLAGRASLIYTDNGVETKIAEARILALWTDDDAKSTKIDRRVAHYTGQAELAQSIQEGLEARDRGNIEVATAKLGKAVQLAHESGNEATAKLLKKVVDIEDAATGTVRLKREVAKEDTMMLETRSTKTTRIPKS from the coding sequence ATGACCACTCAATTTAAAGCTGAAGTATTTCAAAACCAATATTTACCCCAAGGGGCGAAAGAAGTTCATGCAATTATGACTGTTAGCTCTGAAGGTAGTGAAGGAGTCGCTGCACCATCTACGGGAAACAGAGTCTTTGGAATCATATGCGATACCTCTGGCTCAATGGGAGGTGATAAAATTCATGCAGTAAGAGAGGCGATGGTTAAAATCGTAAACTTACTTCCTGGAAATTCATATTTTTTCATTATCAGTGGTACGGATGATGTTCGTATAACTGTTCCCATATTGAAAGCAACTTCTGAAAATAAAGAAAAAGCGATCGCAGCCATAAAAAAAGTCCGTGCTGATGGTGGTACTATCATTTCTTCATGGCTCAATGAAGCTTTAAAACAATTCCAAAAAATGCCCCATGCTTTGCGTCAAGCACTGCTTCTAACGGATGGACAAAACGATGAATCAGACGAACAAAAACTCAGAGCGGTTCTCAATAAGTGTGAAGGCGTTTTTCAGTGTGATTGTCGGGGTGTGGGTACCACTTGGCGTGTTAAACAACTCCAAGAAATATCTGGAAAATTATTAGGGACTACGGACATTATCCCCAAAGCAGAAATGATTGAAGCTGACTTTCGGGCAATTTTAGAGAAAGCTATGAGCAAGAACGTCAGTGACGTAGCTTTGCGTTTGTGGACTCCTCAAAGTGCCAAAATACTGTTCTGCAAGCAAGTCAGCCCCGACATTGTCGATTTAACCCACCGCGCAACTGTTGTAAAACCTCAAGTTTGTGACTATCCAACTGGTGCTTGGAGCAATGGAGAGTCCCGCGATTACCACTTCTGCATTCAAGTACAACCGGGAAATGTAGGTGATGAGATGTTAGCAGGTAGAGCTAGTTTAATTTATACAGATAATGGCGTGGAAACAAAAATTGCTGAGGCTCGTATTCTAGCATTATGGACAGACGATGATGCCAAATCTACCAAAATTGACAGACGTGTAGCTCATTATACCGGACAAGCAGAACTAGCCCAATCCATACAAGAGGGATTAGAAGCACGCGATCGCGGAAATATTGAAGTAGCTACAGCCAAGCTAGGAAAAGCCGTACAACTCGCCCATGAATCGGGTAACGAAGCCACAGCCAAGCTTCTGAAAAAAGTCGTTGATATCGAAGATGCTGCAACAGGAACAGTGCGGTTAAAGCGAGAAGTTGCTAAAGAAGACACGATGATGTTGGAAACTCGCTCCACCAAAACAACTCGCATTCCCAAATCTTAA